The genome window AAAGCCACCATTTTCATTTTCATGAGCGAATCTCTCTTTTCCATATATTTGGCATCCTGATTACTGATGCCGGGCAGCGAAATCCAAACATATGGTTATTGTATTTCGGCATAAGACAAAGGATTCCTGTTTGTCTGTAAAATATAATCCCCTGCGGCAATATGGATATCCTAAAGAAGCTGCCGGAGGCTATCTCCCTGGCAGCTTTCTTTTATTCCCATGACACTTCAGTTTTTCCGGACCGGTGTGTACCTGATCTCATGTAATTTGTATTTGATGAACACATCAATCTTCATTGCATCGGTTTCCCAGCCATACATCGGGCCCGATCCGCTCATCATATTAACCAATTGAAGCATTCCTAATTCCTCAGGTATTTCAACCTTACCATATACTTTTTCCATTTGGAGCATGATCTCATTCACCAGATCCTCATCATCGAAGGCTGCTCCGAACTGGATCAGCTGATTGTCATCAAACTCGAACACAACATTCAGGTTTTTGCCATGATAATCCCGTACCTCATGAAGATAAAGATCTGACACACTCGCCGTGGCGGTTTCACCGTTTTCCAGCTGAACCTCGATCCTGTCCGTGTCAAACGCGTACTTTTCAAACTGGTCTTCTCCAAACTTCGCATATACCTCATCCAGTGACATGCCCAGTTCCAGCCCCGGATACAGATCCAGGATCGGATCCGTCGCCATTTCCACAGTGGTTTCCGCAAACACCGTCACAACAGTCATCATCAGGATCACCATCAGGATACCTGCCAGGATCTTCTTCATTTCGTTTCACCTTCCAACCGGTTCGTTCTCAATCTTCTCCTGCCTGCACATCCCGTTTATGTACACCGCAGACACACGTAGTTGTATAACTGTTGTTCACCCGTCCGCACGAGCATTTCCAGCCGCCTTCATCCAGTATCTTCTTTTCCCTGGCTTCTTTCCCGGCTTCCTCCAGTTTGTTTTCAACCGACTCCGTAGTCCTCAGCATTCTGTCAATATTTTTGTCAATGTTCGTTGTCTTTTCGATCAGTTCCCCAAAGCCATACATCATAAAAGAGACAATCACAGTTGCAAGCAGACCCTCAGCCAGCCCGATCAGTCCGAGCAGGAAGGTACTATGCCATGAATTGCCCTGTGCCCAGATCCAGATGGTATAAACCACTGTGAAAATGATCCCCAGCCAGAAAAGAAGCTTTGCCAGTTTCTTGATGTCCCTGCTGATGTTATTAAACAACCCCATACACTCCCTCTGTTCAGTTTTGAAAGCCCTGCTTCCGGTCTTTCAGCATGACAAAGTATAGCATAGTTATTTCCCGAACGGTGTTACAGTGTGGTAAATATCTGTAACAATCCGGTAAATTCCTTTTCTGTTGCCGGGACGGGCTCCCTGTTTCCTGGTGTATGCCTGTGTTTTGCCCCTGTACCGGACAGAAAGCCGGCTTCCGCGGCAGAAAGAAAAACACCCGGAGGATCAGCGCGCTGCCTGTCCTTCCGGGCGTATGGTATCTTTTTATGAGCCCCGGTATCCTTTTACCTGCTCAGGCCGTTTCACCCTCGATCAGGTGTCCGGCCACCGTGATTTTTTTCGGTACATGCTGATCCGGATTCTCGATCGCGTCTGTCAGAAGGAGGAAAGCCTCCCGGGCAATCCGGAACGTATCCTGGCTGTACGTGGTCAGCCGCGGCACGATATTCTGTCCCATGGCGATCCCGTCATACCCGACCAGGGCAATATCTTCCGGAACCCGGATCCCTTTCGCCTGCAGCTGGAGGATCGCGCCGATAACGCTTGAATCATCCGGACAAAGGACACAGGTGGGCGGCAGCGGAAGCCTGAGGAATTCCATAATATATTCAGAGCATTCGGAAGCATTCTGGAAAAGGCCTTCTTTGATGTACTCCACCGGAACGCGGATCCCCAGTTCCGTGCAGATCTTATAGAAGCCGGCAAGCCGTTCACAGCTGACCGTTCCCTTCTGTCCCTGGATAAAAGCGATCCTGCGGTGGCCGCGTCCGTAGAGATAACGGACGATCTGTTCCATGCTGGCCCGGTTGTCCGCAAGGACACAGTCGGCGCCTTCATAGCTATGGTCGATCACAACGGTAGGGATGCTGCTGGTCGCAAGCCGCAGGATACCCGCTGCCTCAAACTCCGCCTGGACCACAATGACTCCGTCCATGTTCCGCTGCCGGGCATGCTCATAATAATGCCGGCCTGTAAAGTCATCACGGTCAATAAACGTCAGATCCAGCTTCCGTATCTCAGCCTCCCGCCGGATTGAGTCAAAAAGCCTGCTGAAATATGCATGGGTCATCAGGTCCTGATAGATAACGCCTATGTTGTTGGATCTGCTCGTTTTGAGCGTTCGCGCGGCATTATTCGGATAATAGCCCATTTCATTGGCCATTCTGCAGATGAAAGCGGTTTTTTCCCGGTTTTCATTCACCTGTCCGTTCAGCGCGCGGGATACCGTCGCAATGGAAACTCCGCATGCTTCAGCGATATCTTTCAGCTTTACCATATCCCGAACCTTCCTTCCGATGATTGTAATCGTTTACCATCTCTTTTCAATAGTAAACTAATTTTGTTAATTATGTCAATGAAAAACAAGTGAAACTGTTGAAAATGAAAACAAAAGCGTGTTTTCCGTCTGCTGCGGATCCTTTTATGTGAAGATTATCTGTTTTTAATCTGAAATATAGCGTTTTATCATGTTCTTCTGCCCCGCCCTGTGATACAATAAGCGGGTGCTTTCGGGCTCCGGACCGGAAAAAGGGTACAAAAAAACCCAGGGCCCATTGATGCAACGTGCTCCAGGTTCATGGAGCTGATAGCCAGATTCGAACTGGCGACCTCATCCTTACCAAGGATGCGCTCTACCGACTGAGCTATATCAGCATGCTGTCTTTCGACAACGTGCGTATTCTATCATAACGAATGTGAAAAAGCAAGACTTTTTTTCACTCTTTCGCATTCGGAAAGGAACCCGATGAAAAAAGACCTGACACTGCCCTCTGAACTGCCCGAAAACTTTGAGTTTACCGACCCTTCCGGCCTCGGCTCCGCCGAGGCGGAAGAGCGTCTTTCCCTGGGTCTCGGCAATAAAATGACAGACCCGGATCAAAAAACTTTACCGCGGATCCTGCTGAACCACCTGCTGACCCTTTTTAACCTGCTGAACTTTTCCCTGGCGCTGTGCCTGCTGCTGGTGGGCAGCTACCGGAACATGCTGTTCATGCTGGTGGTGGTCTCCAATACCGTGATCGGCGCTGTACAGGAATTCCGTGCCCGGAAGACCATCTGCGAGCTGAAGCTGCTGAATGCCCCGTCCGTCCATGTGCTGCGGAACGGCAAAGAGATCACGGTCTCCGCGGAAGAAGCGGTTGAAGGTGATCTGGTAATCCTGCGGGGCGGCGACCAGGTGGTGGCCGACGCCGTCGTGGTGGACGGCACCGGAGCGGCCATGGAATCCCTGCTGACCGGTGAAAGTAATGCTATTCACAAAACAGTCAACAGCTGGCTTTATTCCGGCTCCTACATCGCGGAAGGCCGTCTTACCGCCCAGCTGGTCTATGTCGGCGATGAAAGCTATGCCGGCCGCCTGACCAACGAAGCCCGGAAGGACGCCCGTCCCGCCTCCCGGCTGATGTCAGACCTGAACCGGCTGATCCGGTTTGATTCCATGATCCTGATCCCCCTGGGCCTCCTGCTCTTCCTGAAGCAGATCCTGCTCAGGCACGTTTCTGTCGCGGTGGCTGTTCCTTCCTCCATTGCCGCCATGATCGGCATGATCCCGGAAGGCCTGATCCTGCTGACCAGCGTTGCCATGGCCGTAGGCGTAGTCAAGCTGGGCAGGCGCAACGCGCTGGTACAGGAGCTTTCCGGTATTGAAACCCTGGCCCGGGCGGACGTTTTGTGCCTGGATAAGACCGGCACCCTGACCACCGGCACCATGGAACTGGAATCCATTGAAGGCATCGACCGCACCCGGGAGGAAACGGAGCGGGGCCTCGCCCGCCTGCTGGGTGTGTTTGACGAAAAGAGCGCTACCCTGGACGCACTGCGGGCGAAGATCACTCCCGCGGATGAGAAACCCAGGGCAGTCCTTCCCTTCTCCTCCGAACGAAAAAAATCCGCCGCCACCTTCTATGACGGCACCATGCTGGTCATGGGCGCGCCGGAATTTGTCCTGGGTGATCTGTATACGCCTGCCCTGCGGTCCCGGGTGGAAACCTACGCCGCGGAAGGCCGCCGTGTGCTGGTGCTCGCGGAAGGCCAGGGCCTTGTGACAGAGGAAACCCTGCCGCCCATCAAGGCCATCTGCGGCCTGTGCGTGCTGACAGACCAGCTGCGTCCGTCCGTGGACCAGACCCTGCGTTATTTCCGGGACCAGGAGGTGGATATCCGGATCATCTCCGGCGACAATCCCCTCACGGTTTCCCGTATTGCCCGCCGTGCCGGCCTTGCCTCCTGGGACAGCTGGGTGGACGCTTCCACCCTCACCACAGAGGAAGCCCTGGCGGAAGCCTGTGACAAATATACCGTCTTCGGCCGGGTGACACCGGAACAGAAAAAATCCCTGGTGCTGGCCCTGAAGCAAAAAGGCCACAACGTGGCCATGACCGGCGACGGCGTGAACGATATTCCCGCCCTGAAGGCCGCGGACTGCTCCATCGCTATGGCCGGCGGCGCCGACGCGGCTCGCAGTGCCGCCCAGCTGACGCTGCTTTCTTCTGATTTCAGCGTCATGCCGGAGATCGTGCTGGAAGGCCGCCGGGTCATCAACAACATTACCCGGGCCGCTTCCCTGTTCCTCACAAAAACCATCTTCAGCTTCCTGCTGAGCGTCCTGATGCTGGTGCTGCCCGCCGTTTACCCCTTCCAGCCCATCCAGCTGACGCTGATCTCTTCCCTGATGATCGGCCTGCCCGGCTTTGTATTGGCCCTGGAACCCAGCGGAGAACGGATCCGAGGCAACTTCCTGCGCACGGTGCTCCTGCGCGCCCTGCCCGGCGGTATCGCCGCCTGCTGCTGCGCTTCCATCTCCATGGCTATGTCCTGGGCCGGCTGGTCCCGGGAGCTGTGCAGCACCCTTGCAGTCCTTTCCGCCGGTGCCGTCTGCTGGATTGTCCTGGTACGCTCCTGCCTGCCCCTGAACCAGCTCCGCACCCTCCTGCTGATCGTGACAGCCGCGGCCTTTACCCTGGCCTTCCTGTTCTTCGGGCATATCTTCTTCCTGGTCCCGCTTACCGGCTCCGCCGTCCTGCTTTTCGGCGGCCTGGTACTGCTTGGAGGCGGCCTGGTCTACCTCAGTGACCTGATTCTCACCCGGATGGATAAAACCGCTTAAAACGTATCCTTTACGCCTGTTTTCTGCTATAATACCCGTCAGGGGGGATGGGCCTTGAGAATCAAGCATTTTATCGCGCTGCTGCTGACTGCGGCACTGCTGCTTTCCGCGGCTGTTTCACCGGCTGAAGAAGCTGCTTACACCGTGGATCCCTGCGGCCTGCGCGGATGGGATCTGAATGCCGGTTACCAGTATGTCATCATGGGAGTTTATCCCTATGAAAAGGACGGCACCAAAGCGCCTGTCCTCTGGCAGGTGCTGGCGGTGGAAGACGGCAAAGCGCTGCTCTATACCACCTATATCATCGAGGTCCACCAGCCTACGGAAGTTTCCGGCACCAGCGCCGAGAAACATAAATATCCCGAGATTTCCGACTATGGCGATACCGACCTGAACCGCTGGCTTAACGAGGTCATGATCAATGACCTCCTGGGAAGCGAGCCTGTCCTCGCCGCTGTTACAGAAGAGCAGTACGGCCGCCTGTATCCCCTGACCGATGCCGACCTGATGAATGAAAAATACGGCTTCACCAACCAGCGTTTCTATGAGGTGCGTTCCCGCTGGGCCTTCGCCACGCCCTACGCCCTGGACCGGAAGCTCTATCCCGACTACGGCAGCAAGCTTTCCCGTGACCGGAAATACGGCACCTCTTCCTACTGGGTGGCTGCCCTGAAGCGGAACAGCAACGGTGACCAGATCCCCGGCAAATACCTGCAGCTTTGCGCCGGTATCGCCGATCCCCATGAGCAGGGCGGTACCAACATCGGCCACCTGAGCTTCGGCTACCTGAACCGCACCACCGTCGGCCTGCGTCTCGCGGTTCGGCTGGATACCGCAAAGATCCAGGTCATCTCCGGCAATGGTTCCCTTTTTGATCCCTGCCGCCTGGCCTATGTGGAGGACAAAACAGCACAGGAGCCGGTGATCCGGACGCCGGAAGTCTTCCCGGATTCCACCCCGGTTCCGACGCCTCCCGCTACAGTTAAGGGAAGGCCGAAGATTGAGGGGCCCGATCCGGAGGCCACGCCGGTTCCTGTACCGGAG of Aristaeella lactis contains these proteins:
- a CDS encoding LacI family DNA-binding transcriptional regulator; this translates as MVKLKDIAEACGVSIATVSRALNGQVNENREKTAFICRMANEMGYYPNNAARTLKTSRSNNIGVIYQDLMTHAYFSRLFDSIRREAEIRKLDLTFIDRDDFTGRHYYEHARQRNMDGVIVVQAEFEAAGILRLATSSIPTVVIDHSYEGADCVLADNRASMEQIVRYLYGRGHRRIAFIQGQKGTVSCERLAGFYKICTELGIRVPVEYIKEGLFQNASECSEYIMEFLRLPLPPTCVLCPDDSSVIGAILQLQAKGIRVPEDIALVGYDGIAMGQNIVPRLTTYSQDTFRIAREAFLLLTDAIENPDQHVPKKITVAGHLIEGETA
- a CDS encoding HAD-IC family P-type ATPase → MKKDLTLPSELPENFEFTDPSGLGSAEAEERLSLGLGNKMTDPDQKTLPRILLNHLLTLFNLLNFSLALCLLLVGSYRNMLFMLVVVSNTVIGAVQEFRARKTICELKLLNAPSVHVLRNGKEITVSAEEAVEGDLVILRGGDQVVADAVVVDGTGAAMESLLTGESNAIHKTVNSWLYSGSYIAEGRLTAQLVYVGDESYAGRLTNEARKDARPASRLMSDLNRLIRFDSMILIPLGLLLFLKQILLRHVSVAVAVPSSIAAMIGMIPEGLILLTSVAMAVGVVKLGRRNALVQELSGIETLARADVLCLDKTGTLTTGTMELESIEGIDRTREETERGLARLLGVFDEKSATLDALRAKITPADEKPRAVLPFSSERKKSAATFYDGTMLVMGAPEFVLGDLYTPALRSRVETYAAEGRRVLVLAEGQGLVTEETLPPIKAICGLCVLTDQLRPSVDQTLRYFRDQEVDIRIISGDNPLTVSRIARRAGLASWDSWVDASTLTTEEALAEACDKYTVFGRVTPEQKKSLVLALKQKGHNVAMTGDGVNDIPALKAADCSIAMAGGADAARSAAQLTLLSSDFSVMPEIVLEGRRVINNITRAASLFLTKTIFSFLLSVLMLVLPAVYPFQPIQLTLISSLMIGLPGFVLALEPSGERIRGNFLRTVLLRALPGGIAACCCASISMAMSWAGWSRELCSTLAVLSAGAVCWIVLVRSCLPLNQLRTLLLIVTAAAFTLAFLFFGHIFFLVPLTGSAVLLFGGLVLLGGGLVYLSDLILTRMDKTA